A portion of the Candidatus Omnitrophota bacterium genome contains these proteins:
- a CDS encoding aspartyl protease family protein has product MPIKQFSFTQTYENIANVIKSKVVIHPAFDPSKPGLRIEDYPGVEFWAIWDTGATKSLITNVVVEKLKLKPIGVARVCTASGENISNKYIVNIGLPNKVGVPEVIVTEGILTDSVDVLIGMDVIVMGDFAITNKNGKTVFSFRMPSLETIDFVKNPYKETPIKLPPKLGRNSKCPCGSGKKYKQCCDKTRNPA; this is encoded by the coding sequence ATGCCTATAAAACAATTCTCATTTACACAAACGTACGAAAATATTGCTAATGTAATTAAAAGCAAAGTTGTGATACATCCTGCTTTTGATCCAAGTAAACCAGGATTAAGGATAGAAGATTATCCTGGAGTTGAATTTTGGGCTATTTGGGATACGGGAGCCACAAAAAGCCTTATCACTAATGTTGTTGTAGAAAAATTAAAACTAAAACCAATTGGCGTCGCCAGAGTATGCACTGCATCAGGGGAAAATATATCGAATAAATATATCGTAAATATTGGCTTGCCAAACAAGGTTGGAGTTCCTGAAGTTATTGTCACTGAAGGAATTTTAACTGATTCCGTTGATGTTTTGATTGGAATGGATGTGATTGTAATGGGAGATTTCGCCATCACTAATAAAAACGGGAAAACGGTTTTTTCGTTTCGGATGCCTTCCCTAGAAACCATCGATTTCGTAAAAAATCCTTATAAAGAAACGCCTATTAAATTACCTCCCAAACTAGGAAGAAACTCAAAATGTCCATGTGGAAGCGGGAAAAAATATAAGCAATGCTGCGACAAAACAAGGAATCCGGCATAA